A genomic window from Haladaptatus caseinilyticus includes:
- a CDS encoding DUF2270 domain-containing protein: MTNDSPENFDSTGDTAREVAKNAAYDREEFLSLVPHYYRGEVSTAGKFLDRLDLTVDWAIALVTAVLALAFESTDSSPYLLLIGMVAVSMFLIFDVRRYRMYDAVRARVRLIEENVYANAFDPAGAPVEEWREEIGDDLRKPMLKVSYREALSRRLQRVYYLLLFLLGVAWLFRITVFVPRETWRETASVPGVTGEIVVAAVGVYYFVLTLIMLWPQQREAKGEFHGEVSGEWKDTE, encoded by the coding sequence ATGACAAACGACAGTCCCGAGAACTTCGATTCGACCGGGGACACGGCACGGGAAGTCGCAAAGAATGCTGCATACGACCGCGAGGAGTTCCTTTCGCTGGTCCCCCATTACTATCGGGGTGAGGTTTCGACCGCAGGAAAGTTCCTGGACAGACTGGATCTCACCGTCGATTGGGCGATTGCCTTAGTCACCGCCGTTCTCGCGCTTGCGTTCGAGAGTACCGACTCCTCCCCGTACCTTCTGCTCATCGGTATGGTAGCCGTATCGATGTTCCTCATCTTCGACGTGCGGCGATACCGGATGTACGATGCGGTTCGTGCTCGCGTTCGTCTCATCGAGGAAAACGTCTATGCGAACGCGTTCGACCCCGCAGGCGCACCGGTCGAGGAGTGGCGCGAAGAGATCGGAGACGACCTTCGGAAGCCGATGCTCAAAGTATCGTACAGGGAAGCATTGTCACGGAGGCTTCAACGTGTGTATTACCTCCTCCTTTTTCTCCTCGGCGTAGCGTGGCTGTTCAGAATAACGGTTTTCGTTCCGAGAGAGACGTGGCGCGAAACGGCCTCCGTTCCAGGGGTGACCGGAGAAATCGTCGTAGCGGCGGTTGGCGTGTACTACTTCGTCCTGACGCTCATCATGCTCTGGCCGCAACAGCGCGAAGCGAAAGGGGAGTTTCACGGCGAGGTATCAGGGGAGTGGAAGGATACCGAGTAG